The nucleotide sequence TAAACCGATTGATATTCGTGAACCTATTCAATCTGAGTTAGGCCAATTTCCGCTTTTTAAGTTTTGGGGGCCTAATACTTCTATTGATTCTACTCGATGGATTGCTGATAGTGCTAAATGGATGGAGGAACGCTACAATCCTAGTTTAACTTTAATTTATTTGCCTCATCTAGATTATTGTTTACAGCGTTTTGGTAATGATTTAAATCAGATTAAAGAAGATTTAGAAGAGATTGATGGGGTTTGCCAAAATTTAATTAATTTTTATGCGGCTCGTGATGCTGAGGTGATTGTATTGTCTGAATATGGCATTACGGACGTATCTAAACCGATTCATTTAAACCGTATTTTACGAGAGGCGGGTTTATTAACGGTACGGGAGGAAATGGGCAAAGAATTATTAGACGCTGGGGCGAGTATTGCTTTTGCTGTGGCAGATCATCAACTGGCTCATGTTTATGTGAATGATCCCAGTTATATTAATAAAGTGCGCGATTTGCTGGAGTCGGCTAATGGGGTGGCAAAGGTATTAGATAAAGAAGAGAAATCTGTTTATCATCTTAATCATTCTCGAGCCGGAGAATTAGTGCTTATTGCTGAGTCTGATGCTTGGTTTACTTATTATTATTGGCTGGATGATAAGCGTGCGCCGGATTTTGCGACAACGGTGGATATTCACCGGAAACCGGGTTATGATCCGGTTGAGTTATTTATCGATCCTCGCCTTAAGTTTCCTCAGTTAAAAGTGGGTTTAAATTTGTTGAAGAAGCGGCTTGGTTTTCGTTATTTAATGGATGTTATTTCTTTAGATGCTTCTTTAGTAAGGGGTTCTCATGGCTGTTTACCTTCGTTGTTGAGCGATAGTCCGGTTTTTATTACTCAAAATTCAGGATTAGTTAATGCTAATAAAATTGAAGCTATAGAGGTTTTTTCTTTGATTTTACAACATTTGTGGCAATAATATTTTCTGGGGAGAGAAGGCAGGCGGCAGTGGTTCTTGGCTATAGTTAATCTGTGAGTAAACTACAATTCCTACTGTTGCCTGTTGGGGTGTTCCCTATTTCCTATTTAGGGCAAAATGCTGTTTAATCACATCCCATCCGGAGCAATGCCAATAGTCTACATGAGAAATAATCAGATTATTGTCATCAAGCGTTAACTCACTTCTACCGGGAATAGCAATACGGGGTTGCCAAGGTAGGGGAGTTGTCCAATGGAGAGTCCATTCGGTATAAATAATGTTCTGTTTTTGATAAATATCATGGAGATCCATTTTAATTTGTTTAAACCAAGTGGCCATGAACTGAATCATTTCTTGGTAGCGCTTAATTCCCCGAAATTCGTTCACTGGGTCTTTAAAATAGACGTTAGCCCCATAAATGTGATAAGTCTGGTTCACGGGAAAACGCTGATAGTCGTCTTTGAGAATTTCTAATATATTCATCTTTTTTTCGCTCCAAATTAAATAATGTTGATGATCTTAGCTTGCCGCCTATGGGGTGGTGATAGAAAAATTGTAAATTTGGGCATTATAGTAAAAAATACTGACTTCAATGATATGAATAACGAGGCTATTAAACGTTATCAAGATTTACAAGTCTATCAAAAGGCTTTTGAAGCAGCGATGCAAATTTTTGAGTTATCTAAGCAGTTTCCTCTTGAAGAGAAAGAGGCACTCATTGAACCCATACGTCGATCTTCTCGTTGTGTCTGTACTAATTTGGCCAAAGCTTGGCATAAACGCCGCTTTCACAATGGTTTTGTGGCTAAATTAAATGATTCACAAGTCGAAGCCGCAGAAACGCAAACCTGGCTTGAATTTGCTGTTAAATGTAATTATATAAATGTTGAAGCAGGCCGAGAACTATACAGAACTTACAACTGTATTTTAGAAATGCTGATTAACTTGATCCAACACTCTGAACAATGGACTGTGCCCAAATCTTAAAATTTTCTTAATTTTGAGCGAATTACAGGATAAAATACTAGATAGTTCTCATAAATTTTGCTCACACTTGGAGTGTGACAGTTTAAAAACTGTCCTTAAGAGGCCATTAATTTTAACTATACTTAGATATCATACGGGGTGTGTGTGAGGAGCAAGAACGAGCAGTACAAAAACCTTGGGGTCGAAACACGGCAAGACTCCCAGGGTTTTTGTGATCTGTATACGTTTATATCCACTATATCCACATATCATAGATTTCCCAAATGGCACCGAGTCCGATAATCCCAGGATAAGACAAGCTTGCTTCTTCAATTTGAGAGGTATGAGCAGATGGCTGGGGGTTTTGGGATTTTTTGAACATTTTTCTGCTGAATTTTGCTAAAAATTGCCACATAACGGTTACCTCTATATTCTTTTAGATGTCAAAATTATTTAGTCTAGATGTTTTTTGATTTAAAAGAAAATTCCTGAAAATCCTGGTATGCATTAGTAGATTTCCTGAAGCTGGCTATGCTACTAGGGGAGTTTTAGGTAATTTCTCTTAAATTATATTATCTTAGCGTAACACTCGTTTAAAAGTTTCCGCAAGAGGTAAGAAGAAATTGCCCTACTTTCTATTCCCTGAATAAGTTTTGTTAAAATAACAATCATTCATTAAATTTTCATTAACACAAACAGAAAATGATTACTGTTGAACAACTGAGTAATTCTACCGAGCCGTTTTCGGAAATCCCTCTATGGGAAGTTATTCATGAAATTCCAGGAAGAATGAGAGTACGTCTTCTTTGGTTACAAGAATATCCTTCTTTACATGAACCGGTTGAAACGGCGATCAAGAATCTAGATTTTGTTGATGAAGTACGCTTAAGTCTGATCAATAACTCAATTATTATTCATTACAACAGTGATAAAATTTCCCCACAGCTTTTTCGGATAAAGCTCTTTAAAATTTTTGCTTCCCTGACTCCTACAAGCTGGCTATCTGCTTATCTGGAAAATTTAGAAAAGCGTAAGCTGATTTTAGATAACAATACTGATTTTACAGCCTTTTTGACCGACAGTTGGAACCAAAATAAGCAACAAATTTTAAGCGGCATTGGCACCGCCAGTCTAGTTATTGGGGGGATATTAGTCCCTCTTCCTTTAGTTCCAGGATGGCCGCTTTTACTTTTAGGAAGTTACTGCCTTAAATTGGCCACTGAAGCCGAAAATTCCCCGACTACGACCTAAAGAGTCTCAATAATCTAACAAAAGGCGGATACTATCAGCCGATACACTGACTTTAACAGCTTCGCCCGCTTGATATTGCTGAAGATAACTCCGATGAATATTCTGCTGGCGAATGGTAATCAAATGTTGTTCACCCAGTCGGACAACATATCTAGTATCTGTGCCTATATAAACGACTTCTTCTACTTTTCCTAACCAACTAGATTGGGGTGCGGAACGAGTTCCGAACTGATCTTCATGGTTAGCAGGATAAAGGGTGGCTTTTTCAGGACGGATCACTAAATTAACTGCTTGATCTATTGCTATTTTTTCGCCATAGGGCACTGTGATCATTAACTGATTATCTATTAAAACGAGCAATTCGTCTTCTTGCTGTTTCACCACCCGCCCCCTTAAAATATTAGTCTCTCCTATAAAATCAGCAACAAAGTGTGAGGTCGGTTCTTCATAAATTTCTACTGGTGTTCCCACCTGTAAAATTTTTCCTTTATTCATTACGGCAATTCTGTCTGACATGGTTAAAGCTTCTTCTTGATCATGCGTGACGTAGATAAAGGTAATTCCTACCTGTTGCTGCATCTGTTTTAGTTCTAGCTGCATCTGTTTGCGTAGTTTTAAATCTAATGCGCCTAGAGGTTCATCTAATAGCAGTACCTTGGGTTTTTTTACTAATGCTCGGGCTAAGGCGACTCTTTGTTGTTGTCCTCCGGATAATTGCCTGGGATAGCGTTTTTCATATCCGACTAATTTCACCATTTCTAATACTTCTGTGACTTGTGTCCGAATTTTTGCACGGGGGATCTTCTCCATTTCTAAGCCAAAGGCGACATTTTCAGCGACGGTTAAATGGGGAAAAAGAGCATAATTTTGAAAGACGGTATTCACAGGGCGATGAAAAGGCGGGCGTTTTTCCATCGCTTGTCCCTCTATATAAATTTCTCCAAAGGTGGGCAGTTCAAATCCTGCTATCATGCGTAAAGTGGTGGTTTTTCCACACCCAGAAGGGCCTAACAAAGAGAAGAATTCTCCTTGAGCTATTTCTACATTAATCTGCTCTACCGCTAAGAATTCTCGATTTTGAGTTCCTTTAAAACTTTTAGAAACATTGACTAACTCCACAGCTTTCATGTGTTTCCCCTCGGTTAATGCTATTTACCTACACCTATTTTTACTTCTGTCCAGGCTTCATCATATAACCTGGTTGCATCCCCTATGTCTTTAATATAGGTTAATTTTTTTAAAATTTCTGGCGGAGGATAAATATTGGGATTTTTTAATTCTGACTCATGAATAAGTCCTTTTTCAATGGCTACTTTATTAGGACTTCCATATTTAATAAAATTGGAAATTTTGGCACTGATTTCTGGCTCAAAAAGAAAATTAATAAATTTTTCGGCTGTGTCTTTATGGGGGGCATTTTTGGCTATGGCTATGTTATCAATCCAAATAATAGAGCCTTCTTGGGGAATTGCATAACGAATGTTTGGGTTTTCTTCCATCAGTTGAAAAATATCGCCGCTCCATTCTACGGCTACATCAACTTGCCCTTGATCCAGTAATACTTGTCCTGTGTCTGGGGCAAAAGCGGCTATAGTATCTCGATGTTTAATCAGATAATCTTTAGCTTGATTGATTTCTTTAGGATTTGTGGTATTGGGGTCATAACCTAAATAAATTAATACGGCTCCTAGCATACTCCGTAATTCATCCATTAGGGCCACTCTTTGCCGATATTTAGAATCAAAGATTGCTTCCCAACTGTTAAGCTCTTTGCCAGTTGCTTTGAGATTATAACCTAGCCCCATTGTGCCCCATTGATAGGGTAAGCTATACTGATTCCCGGGATCAAATGGAGTATTTAAAAATTTTGAATCGAGATTTTTAACGTTGGGAATATTGGCTAAATTCAGTTTTTCTAATAAGCCTTCTTTCCTCATGATAGTTACCATATAATCACTGGGAAAAATTAGATCATAGCCAGGATTACCGGGTTTGAGTTTGGCATAGAGATCATCCACGCTTTCAAAGGTATCATATTTAATTTTAACGCCAAATTTTTTCTCAAATTCGCTGAGAATTTCGGGATCTATGTAAGTAGACCAATTATAAATACTCAGGGCGGCTGTTTTAGCGTTATTGGTGATCGTTGAATTTTGATTTGTACAGCCTACCATCAGTAGAGCGGTAACCATCAGTACCATGACAATAAACAAGATTTTTTTCATGTTATCTCCGTTCAAAGAGGAAGGGGGTTTAGTGAGGTTTGATCGCCTTGCTTAAAAAAGAAAAGGGTAACCCGAAAAATTCCTCGCTCAAAAATCATAACTTACCAACTTTGATCAGAACTTCTTGCCAAGCTTGATCATATAATTTTGTTGCTTCACCTACATCTTTAAGATAGGTCAATCGATTAAATATTTCAGGTGAAGGATAGATGCCGGGATTATTCAAATCTTCTAGATTGATCAATTTTTTATTCACTGATGTTTGATTAGGGCTACCATATTTGGTATGATTAGCTATTTTAGCACTGATTTCTGGTTCAAAAACAAAATTAATAAACTTTTCAGCTAAGGCTTTATGGGGAGAAGTTTTTAACAGGGTAATATTATCAATCCAAATTAGAGAACCTTCTTGAGGAATTACGTAGTCTAAATTAGGGTTTTTTGTTTGGTATTTTAAAATATCTCCATTCCAGGCCACTGCTAGAGCGACTATTCCTTGGTTTAGTAAAATTTCTCCTTTTTCTGAAAAACTCTCAATTAAATCTTTTTGGCGAATTAAAAAATTTTTGGCTTGAGCAATTTCATCAGAGTTACTGGTATTGGGATTATAGCCTAAATAAATCAGGATTACTCCTAACATACTTCTTGACTCGTTAACTAAGGCTATTTTATTTTTTGAGTGAGAATTAAAAATTTCAGACCAGGTTTTTATTTTACCGATTTTCTCAATATTATAGCCTATGCCCATAGTTCCCCATTGATAGGGCAGACTATATTGATTATTAATATCAAAATCCTGATTAAGAAATTTCGGATTAATATGTTTTAGATTGACGATTTTTGTTAAATTTATGGGTTGTAAATAACCTTCTTTGGCTAAAATAGACACCATGTAATCACTGGGAAAAACTAAATCATATTTTGTGTTTGCTTGATGTAATTTTTTATACAATTCGTCGTTGGTGTCGAAGGTTTCGTAGCTAATTTTAACCTGATAGCGTTTTTCAAATTCTTGGAGGATTTCTGGATCAATATAGCTTGACCAATTATAAATATTGAGAACGAGTGGATGGTTTGACAAATAAACTTTATTTTCAGGGAGACATCCGACACATAGGATAAGACTAAAAATAAAAAAACATAAAATTTTGAATAGTTGTTTCATAATCTTTTGAAATATTCTATAATATTTTTACCTGCCTGTAATTTAATAAAAATTAAATATTTTGCTGGTGATCATTGATTGATTGGTGAAATGCAAATGGTTCAACTTATCCCCCAAATAGCCCTCGGCAAGTATTTATATTTAGAAGATTTTTGTACTTGTAGTATAACCTATAAAAATTATGCTGATAAAATAGATATTTTACCTAAAAACCCGGCTAGTCTTGAAGCGTTAAAATCTCTAACTATAAAAATCCTTGATCCAATTATAGATCATTTTGGTATAGATAAATTTAAATTAACTTATGGGTTTTGCTCGGCAGATTTAAAACGATACTTAAATCAAAAAGATCCTATCACGGGTAAAAAAAATGGTCGAATAGACCCCAGTCGAGATCAACATATCGCTCATGAAATGAATAAAAATGGTAAATATTATTGTGAAAGATTAGGAGCGGCTTGTGATTTTTTAATTGTTGACTTTAAGAGCGGTCATCTGGTGGACTGGATTTTAGAGCAACAGTTGCCTTTTGATTCTCTCTATTTTTATGGGGAAAATAGACCCATTCATATTAGTTATGGCCCTCAACATAAACGAGATATTTGGGCTTTTACTGCCACTGGACAACCGACCAAAAAAGGCATTGAAGATTGGGTTAAATTGGCTAAAATGATTAAGCTTTAAAATTCATAATTGAGGTACATAGCCGCTATTTATTTAGGACTCATTTGGGTTTATTTCTTCGGTTTCTCTTCTTTTCCTTTCCCGTTGTCGAGTTTTGATTTGGGCACGTAATAATTTAACTTTGTAAGGATCGGCATCTTTGGCCCATTGAAGAGTATGGCCTTTAATCGTGGCACAGTGTTCTTTTAAACAATTTAACCATCCTTGAAGGCGGCTAATAGTTTTAAAATCATCTAATAAGCCCCAATCTTTTTCTTGTTGAGTCAATCTAGCAAACTTTTCATAGAGAGGATAATCCGAATTTACTAATAAATCTTTTTCGGATAATATTGGCGGGTTACGCTCCTCAGAAAAATCCCGATAATGAACTTGTAAATCACTTAAATAAATCTGCATAGATGTATGTAGAGTTGGATGAGATACCCGATCAAAATCGGGATAAAATAGATAGGTTATTTTGGGATGACGATAAGAAAATTGTATTAAATTTGCATCTTCTAACCGTCCTACTGTCCGAGAGGCACACCCTTCATATAGCCGCAGTAAAGTCGGTAAACTTTCTAAGGCACTAATATGAATTAATAGAGAATTTTTTAACTTTTTGCCAACGGGACTGCTTTGACATAGTTGGGCTATTTTGTCTAAATCCCGTAAACGGGTTAACATGAGATCAGCTAATAAACAAGCTTGCTGATATCCCCCAAATAAACCTTTTAAATCTTCTCTGACATGAGTAGCTAGTTCTCGCGAACTGGGGCGATGAGTAAACTTACTTAAGGCTAAATATAATAATAAGTCTTGACGACGCTTTTCTGTGATTGCTTCCCAGTCTTCTAATTTAGTCACTTGTAACACCACCTCAAACCCACGACGTATGGTTTTAAATTCGTCTTTTAACTCAGATTCATTTTCTAATTCTCCTTTTACTGGAAGACGGCCTCTTTCGGTGAAAAATTTCATTAAGGGAGTTAACAAGTCTTCATAATCATAGAAGTGTTTTAGCTGTTTTTGGATAGGAGGTGTGGTGGCACGCGAATGAAAGCGAGATACCCGAAAAGCTTCTGCGGCAGATGCTGAGCGAAATACCAAATAAATACCTAATCCAAGGGGTATAGCATCCACATTAAGCACTTGATCTATATAAATTTTCAGTTCTTCTTGCTGATAATATTTTTGAAATGTATTACGACGGGTAATGATGCCATCTCCATAAACCACTATCCCGCGATCACAATCATCAATTAACACTTGAGCCGCTACAATTAAAACTTGACGAGTTAATTCCCAAGCTTTGATTAAGGCTGTACGTCTTTCTTCAAGGTCCTCAATCACATTAATAATATAGCCCAAATTCACAATATCTGCGGCGATCAAAGGGCTTTCAGGACGATAATAGGGGTCCCATCCCTGACTTTCATATCCTTGTTTAGCGATGCGTTCGATGTCTCCCCCATAGCCGCATCCGTAATCAAAAAACGTAGTCACCCCAGGAGTAAATAAACCCGACTCTAAGGCCAAACGTACTGGACGGGAGAGGGTTTTGCGAACAATGGCGGCTTTGTGACGTTCTATAAAAACCGGTTTGCCGGGTTTATTGGATAATGGACAAACTAAATAATGTCCTTCAAAAGCAATGGCGTGATGATTGAGGCGGTTTTCCCAGTCTTGAAGGGTTCCAATATAACGAGAATTATCTAACAATCCCAAGGCGATCTCT is from Gloeothece verrucosa PCC 7822 and encodes:
- a CDS encoding alkaline phosphatase family protein, producing the protein MQKTVVLNVVGLTSRLLEHTPFLSQWASRGKLAMVKPLLPAVTCSVQATYLTGKWPDEHGIVGNGWYFRSECEVKFWRQSNKLIQGQKIWDVARGVDPSFTCANLFWWYNMYSGADYGITPRPMYPADGRKIPDIYTKPIDIREPIQSELGQFPLFKFWGPNTSIDSTRWIADSAKWMEERYNPSLTLIYLPHLDYCLQRFGNDLNQIKEDLEEIDGVCQNLINFYAARDAEVIVLSEYGITDVSKPIHLNRILREAGLLTVREEMGKELLDAGASIAFAVADHQLAHVYVNDPSYINKVRDLLESANGVAKVLDKEEKSVYHLNHSRAGELVLIAESDAWFTYYYWLDDKRAPDFATTVDIHRKPGYDPVELFIDPRLKFPQLKVGLNLLKKRLGFRYLMDVISLDASLVRGSHGCLPSLLSDSPVFITQNSGLVNANKIEAIEVFSLILQHLWQ
- a CDS encoding DUF2358 domain-containing protein, which codes for MNILEILKDDYQRFPVNQTYHIYGANVYFKDPVNEFRGIKRYQEMIQFMATWFKQIKMDLHDIYQKQNIIYTEWTLHWTTPLPWQPRIAIPGRSELTLDDNNLIISHVDYWHCSGWDVIKQHFALNRK
- a CDS encoding four helix bundle protein — protein: MNNEAIKRYQDLQVYQKAFEAAMQIFELSKQFPLEEKEALIEPIRRSSRCVCTNLAKAWHKRRFHNGFVAKLNDSQVEAAETQTWLEFAVKCNYINVEAGRELYRTYNCILEMLINLIQHSEQWTVPKS
- a CDS encoding HMA2 domain-containing protein, producing the protein MITVEQLSNSTEPFSEIPLWEVIHEIPGRMRVRLLWLQEYPSLHEPVETAIKNLDFVDEVRLSLINNSIIIHYNSDKISPQLFRIKLFKIFASLTPTSWLSAYLENLEKRKLILDNNTDFTAFLTDSWNQNKQQILSGIGTASLVIGGILVPLPLVPGWPLLLLGSYCLKLATEAENSPTTT
- a CDS encoding ABC transporter ATP-binding protein, encoding MKAVELVNVSKSFKGTQNREFLAVEQINVEIAQGEFFSLLGPSGCGKTTTLRMIAGFELPTFGEIYIEGQAMEKRPPFHRPVNTVFQNYALFPHLTVAENVAFGLEMEKIPRAKIRTQVTEVLEMVKLVGYEKRYPRQLSGGQQQRVALARALVKKPKVLLLDEPLGALDLKLRKQMQLELKQMQQQVGITFIYVTHDQEEALTMSDRIAVMNKGKILQVGTPVEIYEEPTSHFVADFIGETNILRGRVVKQQEDELLVLIDNQLMITVPYGEKIAIDQAVNLVIRPEKATLYPANHEDQFGTRSAPQSSWLGKVEEVVYIGTDTRYVVRLGEQHLITIRQQNIHRSYLQQYQAGEAVKVSVSADSIRLLLDY
- a CDS encoding ABC transporter substrate-binding protein; this encodes MKKILFIVMVLMVTALLMVGCTNQNSTITNNAKTAALSIYNWSTYIDPEILSEFEKKFGVKIKYDTFESVDDLYAKLKPGNPGYDLIFPSDYMVTIMRKEGLLEKLNLANIPNVKNLDSKFLNTPFDPGNQYSLPYQWGTMGLGYNLKATGKELNSWEAIFDSKYRQRVALMDELRSMLGAVLIYLGYDPNTTNPKEINQAKDYLIKHRDTIAAFAPDTGQVLLDQGQVDVAVEWSGDIFQLMEENPNIRYAIPQEGSIIWIDNIAIAKNAPHKDTAEKFINFLFEPEISAKISNFIKYGSPNKVAIEKGLIHESELKNPNIYPPPEILKKLTYIKDIGDATRLYDEAWTEVKIGVGK
- a CDS encoding spermidine/putrescine ABC transporter substrate-binding protein — protein: MSNHPLVLNIYNWSSYIDPEILQEFEKRYQVKISYETFDTNDELYKKLHQANTKYDLVFPSDYMVSILAKEGYLQPINLTKIVNLKHINPKFLNQDFDINNQYSLPYQWGTMGIGYNIEKIGKIKTWSEIFNSHSKNKIALVNESRSMLGVILIYLGYNPNTSNSDEIAQAKNFLIRQKDLIESFSEKGEILLNQGIVALAVAWNGDILKYQTKNPNLDYVIPQEGSLIWIDNITLLKTSPHKALAEKFINFVFEPEISAKIANHTKYGSPNQTSVNKKLINLEDLNNPGIYPSPEIFNRLTYLKDVGEATKLYDQAWQEVLIKVGKL
- a CDS encoding DNA phosphorothioation-associated putative methyltransferase, producing MPEQFNEIVFKCQNSSVGKLLPNALYIHTCALSSLDKVLQEYERLARITEIINRATLIKFSIDKPKISYLFYPDFDQNPHPALKRSIVVDMETLLFNEWDYSNSDNPPILHRKETFVTPSYPHYQEFAHLTRSEIALGLLDNSRYIGTLQDWENRLNHHAIAFEGHYLVCPLSNKPGKPVFIERHKAAIVRKTLSRPVRLALESGLFTPGVTTFFDYGCGYGGDIERIAKQGYESQGWDPYYRPESPLIAADIVNLGYIINVIEDLEERRTALIKAWELTRQVLIVAAQVLIDDCDRGIVVYGDGIITRRNTFQKYYQQEELKIYIDQVLNVDAIPLGLGIYLVFRSASAAEAFRVSRFHSRATTPPIQKQLKHFYDYEDLLTPLMKFFTERGRLPVKGELENESELKDEFKTIRRGFEVVLQVTKLEDWEAITEKRRQDLLLYLALSKFTHRPSSRELATHVREDLKGLFGGYQQACLLADLMLTRLRDLDKIAQLCQSSPVGKKLKNSLLIHISALESLPTLLRLYEGCASRTVGRLEDANLIQFSYRHPKITYLFYPDFDRVSHPTLHTSMQIYLSDLQVHYRDFSEERNPPILSEKDLLVNSDYPLYEKFARLTQQEKDWGLLDDFKTISRLQGWLNCLKEHCATIKGHTLQWAKDADPYKVKLLRAQIKTRQRERKRRETEEINPNES